From the Leptolyngbya sp. O-77 genome, one window contains:
- the nrdJ gene encoding ribonucleoside-triphosphate reductase, adenosylcobalamin-dependent: protein MVQNIERPSQTSPFPASAPAANPVFYRTYSRRGEKAEGRRETWDDVCDRTLSGIIKLGKLTDSEADLLGRMQRQVKSLPSGRWLWVGGTAWADRPENFSGAYNCTSTNVVDWRAFGLMMDLAMMGCGTGAVLEPKYINQLPAIRNRLTIHMQGDIGSTPADQRQSETTVTVEGDRVSIRVGDSRQGWVKSYQTVLELSTDERFNGEVTVTIDLSDVRPAGERLKGFGGVANPIRLPQLYERCAAILNKALGRQLNSIECCLLIDEAAACVVAGNIRRSAGMRQFDSEDELAKTAKDNLWMQDAEGNWRIDPERDALRMANHTRVFHRKPTLEECTDAVRKQFYSGEGAIQWAGEAERRAQGEGRYGLNPCVTAETWVHTGDGPRQVKDLIGKQHSTYVNGELFSTTPEGFFYSGTKPVFKLSTQEGFALRLTGNHRLLKVTAQTQKAQYTEWVAAEDLQPGDRILLHNHRDLTPWDGAGTWEEGWLLGNLLGDGSLSTTQWSDTAVLRYWQASQAEMSQHAIQLLKTAVGYEPITPEAHYHAQLKHRVINSTGLAKLAAQFGMKPGQKQMTAALEATSYEFHRGFLRGLFDADGSVQGDQIKGVSVRLAQSNLNTLKAVQRMLARLGIIATLYENRRSAGYRLLPDRDRQPAPYACKAQHELVIAKDNLHQFQKLVGFQEPRKAQKLEEALKGYKRQLNRERFAVTVAALEADGTEAVYDCTVPGPSCFDANGLVAHNCGEIIGENFHCNLAEVHLNQLDPSDFKQQEEAFTAGALSVAALLNHRFVEPRYQQSREEDPIVGVSFTGLFDFFVQAFGVEWLRWWAQGRPDTVKGLEFKEKEQQYLSYWKEVVHRVVWDYCDRHQLRRPNRCTTVQPAGTKSLLTGASPGWHPPKAQRFIRRITFRKNDPVALACLDYGYSIVPSQSDKDDDGNLLNDPFDPRCTEWLVEIPVEVPWANLPGADEIEIEKFSALAQFDFYMQVQQHYTAHNTSATIELNEDEIEPLAQAIYGAIAQDQGYISAALLARFNAPFPRLPFEKIDRATYLKLQREVQERQRTADFYAALARYDSGELIEAGPAGCDSDKCMLPEQGK, encoded by the coding sequence ATGGTTCAAAACATCGAACGTCCCAGCCAAACCAGTCCCTTTCCCGCGTCTGCGCCCGCCGCTAACCCTGTGTTTTATCGTACCTATAGCCGCCGGGGCGAAAAGGCGGAAGGGCGGCGCGAGACCTGGGACGACGTGTGCGATCGCACCCTCAGCGGCATCATCAAGCTGGGCAAGCTGACCGACAGCGAAGCCGACCTGCTTGGCCGGATGCAGCGCCAGGTCAAGAGTCTGCCCTCTGGTCGCTGGTTGTGGGTGGGCGGTACGGCCTGGGCCGATCGCCCCGAAAACTTCTCTGGAGCCTATAACTGCACCAGCACCAACGTCGTGGACTGGCGAGCCTTTGGGCTGATGATGGACTTGGCAATGATGGGCTGCGGCACGGGCGCAGTGCTGGAGCCGAAGTATATCAACCAACTGCCCGCCATTCGCAACCGACTGACGATCCACATGCAGGGCGACATTGGCAGCACGCCCGCCGACCAGCGCCAGAGTGAGACGACAGTGACTGTGGAGGGCGATCGCGTCTCGATTCGCGTGGGCGACAGTCGCCAGGGCTGGGTCAAGTCCTATCAAACCGTGCTAGAACTCTCCACCGATGAGCGGTTTAACGGCGAAGTCACCGTTACGATTGACCTCAGCGATGTGCGTCCAGCGGGCGAACGGCTCAAAGGCTTTGGCGGCGTGGCAAATCCCATCCGACTGCCCCAGCTTTATGAACGATGCGCGGCGATTTTGAACAAGGCGCTGGGCCGCCAGCTCAACTCCATCGAGTGCTGCCTGCTGATCGACGAGGCCGCCGCCTGCGTTGTCGCTGGAAATATCCGCCGCTCTGCTGGGATGCGCCAGTTCGACAGCGAAGATGAGTTGGCCAAAACGGCCAAGGACAACCTCTGGATGCAGGATGCTGAGGGCAACTGGCGCATCGACCCTGAACGCGACGCGCTCCGCATGGCGAACCACACCCGCGTGTTTCACCGCAAGCCGACGCTGGAGGAATGCACAGATGCCGTTCGCAAGCAGTTCTATTCGGGCGAGGGCGCGATCCAGTGGGCGGGTGAGGCCGAGCGTCGTGCCCAGGGCGAGGGCCGCTATGGGCTGAATCCCTGTGTGACTGCTGAAACCTGGGTTCACACAGGCGACGGGCCGCGCCAGGTCAAAGACCTGATCGGCAAGCAGCACAGCACCTATGTAAACGGTGAGCTATTCAGCACCACACCAGAGGGATTTTTCTACTCTGGCACGAAGCCTGTATTCAAACTCTCTACTCAGGAGGGCTTTGCGCTACGGCTGACGGGCAACCATCGATTGCTCAAGGTCACTGCCCAGACCCAGAAGGCGCAATACACCGAATGGGTTGCGGCAGAAGACCTGCAACCGGGCGATCGCATCTTATTACACAACCACCGCGATCTGACTCCGTGGGATGGTGCAGGAACCTGGGAAGAGGGCTGGCTCTTGGGCAACCTGCTGGGCGACGGCAGCCTGTCCACAACCCAGTGGAGTGACACCGCCGTGCTGCGCTACTGGCAAGCATCGCAAGCAGAGATGAGCCAGCACGCAATCCAGCTTCTGAAGACCGCCGTTGGCTACGAACCGATAACGCCCGAAGCTCACTATCATGCCCAGCTTAAGCACCGGGTAATTAACTCCACAGGACTGGCGAAACTCGCGGCCCAGTTTGGCATGAAGCCAGGGCAAAAGCAGATGACGGCGGCACTGGAAGCAACCAGCTACGAATTTCATCGAGGCTTTCTGCGCGGGCTATTTGATGCTGATGGCAGCGTCCAGGGCGATCAGATTAAAGGAGTCAGTGTGCGGCTGGCGCAGAGCAATCTGAACACCCTGAAAGCAGTGCAGCGGATGCTGGCTCGACTCGGCATCATTGCGACTCTGTACGAAAATCGCCGTTCTGCTGGCTATCGTCTACTGCCCGATCGCGATCGCCAACCTGCGCCCTACGCTTGCAAAGCCCAGCACGAGTTGGTCATTGCCAAAGACAACTTACACCAGTTCCAGAAGTTGGTCGGGTTTCAGGAACCCCGAAAAGCCCAAAAGCTGGAGGAGGCGCTCAAGGGCTACAAGCGTCAACTTAACCGTGAGCGGTTTGCGGTGACGGTCGCTGCGCTGGAAGCAGACGGGACAGAAGCAGTGTATGACTGCACCGTGCCCGGCCCGTCCTGCTTCGATGCTAACGGGTTGGTTGCCCACAACTGTGGAGAAATCATTGGCGAAAACTTCCACTGCAACTTAGCGGAAGTTCACCTAAATCAGCTTGATCCGTCAGACTTCAAGCAGCAGGAGGAGGCGTTTACCGCTGGCGCATTGTCCGTCGCAGCACTGCTCAATCATCGTTTTGTTGAACCCCGCTACCAGCAGTCGCGGGAGGAAGACCCGATCGTGGGCGTGTCTTTCACTGGGTTGTTTGATTTCTTTGTGCAGGCGTTTGGCGTAGAGTGGCTGCGCTGGTGGGCGCAGGGCCGCCCCGACACGGTGAAAGGTCTGGAGTTTAAGGAGAAGGAGCAGCAATACCTGAGCTATTGGAAAGAGGTGGTGCATCGCGTGGTGTGGGACTATTGCGATCGCCATCAGCTTCGCCGCCCCAACCGCTGCACCACCGTCCAGCCTGCGGGCACAAAATCCCTGCTGACGGGTGCGTCTCCCGGCTGGCATCCGCCCAAGGCCCAGCGCTTCATCCGCCGCATCACCTTCCGCAAGAATGATCCCGTGGCGCTGGCCTGCCTGGATTATGGCTACAGCATTGTGCCGTCGCAGTCTGACAAAGACGACGACGGCAACCTGCTGAACGACCCGTTTGACCCGCGCTGCACCGAGTGGCTGGTGGAAATTCCCGTGGAGGTTCCCTGGGCAAACCTACCTGGAGCCGACGAAATCGAAATCGAAAAATTCAGCGCTCTGGCTCAGTTTGATTTCTATATGCAGGTGCAGCAGCACTACACCGCCCACAACACCAGCGCCACCATCGAGCTAAACGAAGACGAGATCGAGCCACTGGCCCAGGCGATTTATGGGGCGATCGCCCAGGATCAGGGCTACATCAGCGCTGCCCTGCTGGCCCGGTTCAATGCGCCGTTCCCCCGGCTGCCCTTCGAGAAGATCGATCGGGCTACGTATCTGAAGCTCCAGCGTGAGGTGCAGGAGCGGCAGCGCACGGCTGACTTTTACGCCGCGCTGGCCCGATACGACTCTGGCGAGCTAATCGAAGCGGGGCCCGCTGGCTGCGACAGCGACAAGTGCATGTTGCCGGAGCAAGGAAAATAG
- a CDS encoding helix-turn-helix domain-containing protein yields MGYVRLRIKELAEQRSWTLKEVADYAGVNYNTVRRYVQRDMLNTVDLSAVFKIARAFDVSIEDLVEILEE; encoded by the coding sequence ATGGGTTATGTCAGACTTCGCATCAAAGAGCTAGCCGAGCAGAGAAGCTGGACACTGAAAGAAGTCGCTGACTATGCAGGTGTGAACTACAACACGGTGAGACGCTATGTGCAGCGAGACATGCTGAATACTGTTGATCTAAGTGCTGTGTTCAAGATAGCTCGCGCCTTCGACGTGTCGATCGAAGACCTGGTAGAAATTCTGGAGGAATAA
- a CDS encoding P-II family nitrogen regulator, whose amino-acid sequence MTQKASKLVIVTEKLLLKQITQIIDEAGAAGYTVMPAGGKGSRNVRSSGQPTVSDVYSNIKIEVLTASRDMALNIADTVATKFFDDYSGIAYLCDAEVLHAHKF is encoded by the coding sequence ATGACTCAGAAAGCCAGCAAACTCGTCATCGTTACAGAGAAATTGTTGTTAAAGCAAATTACCCAGATTATCGATGAAGCCGGAGCCGCTGGCTATACGGTGATGCCCGCTGGTGGAAAGGGCAGTCGCAACGTGCGATCGTCGGGACAACCGACCGTTAGCGATGTCTACTCGAATATCAAGATTGAGGTGCTTACCGCCAGTCGGGATATGGCTCTCAACATCGCAGACACCGTTGCAACGAAGTTTTTTGACGATTATTCAGGTATTGCTTATCTCTGTGATGCGGAGGTATTGCACGCGCACAAGTTCTAG
- a CDS encoding diaminopimelate decarboxylase family protein, which translates to MAEFLIHNPTLAQDLLETYGSPLYVYEGDRLRCTLHHITQAFEYPKTHFHFASVTNGNVALLQMIRAAGWGLHANTPGDVFLGLKAGFHPAHIVYSGSNLNAAEMQQLRDWGVTTLNLDSLAQLELCCEVYGAGIALSEPERLRLGLRLNVPELTGESRIGVRPEEFPAAIALTHQWGLQLTGVHFYRGTGTNATQAFTQVIDRVIDIAQTLPDWRYLDFGGGFGYPYRHGGAAFNWPAFGAAMTQALQKLNRPIELVIEPGRAAIAGCATLLTRVVSVKWQGDRQIVGTDTTVANLSVPSVHGGYREICSLSPAHTPTLYSTDVCGNTTYSRDYLGRQCPLPKLETGDILAILDVGAYGYAMSSHFLHRPRPAEVLLEGGSHRLIRQREDYQVLISNQVFA; encoded by the coding sequence ATGGCAGAATTCCTAATCCACAATCCCACGCTGGCTCAAGACTTGTTGGAGACCTATGGGTCACCGCTGTATGTGTATGAGGGCGATCGCCTGCGATGTACCCTGCATCACATTACGCAAGCCTTTGAGTATCCCAAAACCCACTTTCACTTTGCCAGCGTCACCAATGGCAATGTGGCCCTGCTGCAAATGATTCGAGCGGCGGGGTGGGGACTCCATGCCAACACCCCAGGCGATGTGTTTTTGGGGCTGAAAGCCGGCTTTCACCCGGCCCACATCGTCTATAGCGGCAGCAATCTCAATGCTGCGGAAATGCAGCAACTGCGAGACTGGGGCGTGACAACGCTTAATTTAGACAGCCTGGCACAACTGGAGCTTTGCTGCGAAGTTTACGGTGCGGGAATAGCGTTGAGTGAACCCGAGCGTCTGCGCTTGGGCCTCCGCCTGAATGTGCCGGAATTAACCGGAGAGAGCCGCATTGGTGTGCGTCCTGAAGAATTTCCAGCGGCGATCGCCCTCACCCATCAGTGGGGCTTGCAACTCACGGGGGTTCACTTCTATCGCGGCACCGGCACGAATGCTACCCAAGCCTTTACCCAAGTAATCGACCGCGTAATTGACATTGCCCAAACTTTACCCGACTGGCGCTATCTCGACTTTGGCGGTGGCTTTGGCTATCCCTATCGGCATGGCGGAGCCGCGTTTAACTGGCCAGCCTTTGGTGCTGCAATGACCCAAGCCTTGCAGAAGCTCAACCGACCCATTGAGTTGGTGATTGAGCCGGGCAGAGCCGCGATCGCCGGATGCGCTACCTTGCTCACGCGCGTGGTTTCGGTCAAGTGGCAGGGCGATCGCCAGATTGTGGGCACTGACACAACTGTAGCCAACCTATCGGTTCCTTCAGTGCATGGCGGCTACCGCGAAATCTGCTCCCTCAGCCCTGCCCACACTCCAACCCTTTACTCCACGGATGTTTGTGGAAACACTACCTACTCCCGCGACTATCTCGGTCGGCAATGCCCACTGCCCAAACTTGAAACCGGCGATATCCTAGCCATTCTCGATGTAGGGGCCTACGGATATGCCATGTCCTCCCATTTCCTGCATCGCCCCCGCCCAGCGGAGGTGCTGCTGGAGGGCGGCTCTCACCGACTGATTCGCCAGCGAGAAGATTATCAAGTCCTGATCAGCAACCAGGTTTTTGCATAA
- a CDS encoding asparagine synthetase B family protein, whose translation MPEKPAWQDGSFAFFASHPSAPSSANLIPVFSPSRRWVVIGTVWLCQPAPLAAQLGLTRKPESDLHLVAQLWERLGAEDALAPWQQFTGTFALAVYDRDRQTLTLGRDPAGVQTLYYTTDGATRWIAPRMRSLLPYHNRAIDEIALRDYLCCAFVPGDRTLWKGVRKLSPGATLRLPNDQIQPYWTLQERIVGEAESIEWHSQRLRHLLEETVKDALPNHEPVGCFLSGGIDSSCVTALACQLHNAPVHTFSIHFGEQYPNELEFSSLVAQHCQTHHHILQISLSDLWAFLPEAMAHLDNPIGDPLTVPNLLLGRLAKQFVNVVLNGEGGDPCFGGPKNQPMLIQSLYGRFNQQDAVQAYLISFQKCAVELPQLLKPEIWQAVRSEPYYFEGWLNSDLHYLNRLMAINIRFKGADHILTKVSNLTRAVGLEGRSPLFDPRMVDLSMQIPPEHKLSGIQEKAVLKQAVADLLPDVIVNRPKSGMMVPVQIGFQKHWQREARALLLNRKAAISPYLNHALIQDWLTYQGDTWRRYGVKLWLLASLESWLQVHQL comes from the coding sequence CTGCCAGAAAAACCGGCCTGGCAAGATGGCAGTTTTGCCTTTTTCGCTTCACACCCGTCTGCTCCATCCTCCGCAAACCTGATTCCGGTCTTCAGCCCCTCAAGGCGCTGGGTCGTCATTGGGACTGTTTGGTTGTGTCAGCCAGCCCCTTTAGCCGCACAGCTTGGGCTAACTAGGAAGCCAGAGAGTGACTTACATCTGGTTGCCCAACTCTGGGAGCGTCTTGGCGCAGAAGATGCCTTGGCTCCGTGGCAGCAATTTACAGGAACGTTCGCCCTTGCGGTCTACGATCGCGATCGCCAAACGTTGACCCTTGGCCGCGACCCCGCTGGTGTGCAGACCCTCTATTACACAACCGATGGAGCCACTCGCTGGATTGCCCCTCGCATGCGATCACTCCTGCCTTATCACAACCGAGCGATAGACGAGATTGCCCTGCGGGACTACCTCTGCTGTGCCTTCGTCCCTGGCGATCGCACCCTTTGGAAAGGGGTACGAAAGCTGTCTCCTGGAGCAACGCTGCGACTACCAAACGACCAAATCCAGCCCTACTGGACATTGCAGGAGCGAATAGTTGGAGAAGCAGAGTCTATTGAATGGCACAGTCAGAGATTGCGACACCTGTTAGAAGAAACGGTGAAAGATGCCCTGCCTAACCATGAACCCGTCGGCTGCTTTTTATCAGGGGGCATTGACTCAAGCTGCGTGACAGCCCTCGCCTGTCAACTTCACAATGCGCCTGTGCATACATTTTCCATTCACTTTGGTGAGCAATATCCTAATGAACTGGAATTCTCGTCACTAGTTGCCCAGCATTGCCAAACCCATCACCACATCCTTCAAATTTCTTTGTCTGACCTATGGGCATTCTTGCCTGAAGCCATGGCGCACTTGGATAATCCCATTGGCGATCCGCTAACGGTTCCAAATCTTCTGCTAGGTCGGCTGGCAAAGCAGTTCGTGAACGTGGTTTTGAATGGTGAAGGGGGTGATCCATGCTTCGGCGGCCCAAAAAATCAGCCCATGCTGATCCAGAGTCTTTACGGCAGGTTTAACCAACAAGACGCGGTTCAAGCCTACCTCATCAGCTTCCAAAAGTGCGCCGTTGAGTTGCCGCAACTGCTCAAGCCAGAAATATGGCAAGCAGTGCGGTCAGAACCCTACTACTTTGAGGGCTGGCTGAATTCAGACCTGCATTATCTGAACCGTCTGATGGCGATCAATATCCGCTTCAAGGGGGCAGATCACATTCTGACAAAGGTCAGTAACCTGACGCGAGCGGTTGGTTTAGAAGGGCGATCGCCCTTGTTTGATCCGCGAATGGTTGATCTGAGTATGCAAATTCCACCAGAACACAAGCTCTCTGGCATTCAGGAAAAAGCTGTCCTCAAGCAAGCAGTTGCAGATTTATTACCCGATGTCATTGTAAACCGCCCCAAAAGCGGCATGATGGTGCCGGTGCAGATTGGGTTTCAAAAACACTGGCAGCGGGAAGCGCGGGCTTTGCTATTAAATCGGAAAGCAGCCATTTCTCCTTATCTTAATCACGCTCTGATTCAAGATTGGCTTACCTACCAGGGTGATACTTGGCGACGCTATGGCGTGAAACTCTGGTTGCTGGCAAGTTTGGAGAGTTGGCTCCAGGTACACCAACTCTAG
- a CDS encoding asparagine synthetase B family protein, which translates to MQCPDGSVGLELGRDRFGRVPLYWQQQQQVLWFSSRLQLLLAGSPIDINAAALHAYTCFSYVPTPLTPVQGIQAVPAGMQQTWQLDETGTLQWAQGRSQEWQEAGDQIDDEPTAVRSLQTLLKDSICRQTADLKDEPVGVLLSGGLDSSIVAALLVQLGVRVTAYSLDFGVPEQSELDYARCVADYLSIPLVTVDASAKRIRRAIAPTAAALDLPFGDGVTVPLFLLKQRAAQDTSVIFNGEHGDQLFAGWTNKPLIAAGVYSCLAPNDPSPEAAFYQQYLKTFHRLAGYEHHVFQPDFLTQHDLPNPVNWLREALDPQFSTAILHRLRRANLMLKGAQNIQPRATALAFAHGLRVRSPFCDVSLAEWTFRLSNELCLQGSCEKYILKRAVENWLPPEIVWRTKRGMGVPLTLWCFNDLWHDLGLWLNPAVLQAQAHLQPDIATRIVSGSLGGPIQGRRIGECLWLLLMWQAWRKAMLKEADFPHSWNHPFWLPAQLWRRLNQWQNS; encoded by the coding sequence GTGCAATGTCCTGATGGCAGCGTAGGACTGGAACTAGGGCGCGATCGCTTTGGACGAGTGCCCCTCTACTGGCAGCAGCAACAGCAGGTTCTCTGGTTTTCGTCTCGATTGCAGCTTTTGCTGGCGGGGTCGCCTATAGACATTAACGCAGCCGCCCTCCACGCCTACACCTGCTTCTCCTACGTGCCTACGCCCCTGACCCCCGTTCAGGGCATCCAGGCTGTCCCCGCAGGGATGCAGCAGACCTGGCAATTAGACGAGACGGGGACACTGCAATGGGCCCAGGGGCGATCGCAGGAATGGCAGGAGGCAGGCGACCAAATTGACGATGAGCCGACGGCGGTTAGATCGCTCCAGACTCTCCTCAAAGATTCCATCTGCCGCCAGACTGCCGACCTGAAGGACGAACCCGTTGGTGTGCTGCTGTCAGGAGGATTAGATTCCTCCATCGTTGCCGCGCTGCTGGTGCAACTGGGGGTGCGGGTGACGGCCTACTCCCTTGATTTCGGCGTTCCTGAACAGTCAGAATTGGACTATGCCAGGTGCGTAGCCGATTACCTAAGCATTCCGCTGGTCACGGTCGATGCCTCCGCAAAGCGGATTCGCCGGGCGATCGCCCCCACTGCCGCAGCACTGGATTTGCCCTTTGGTGATGGGGTGACGGTTCCCCTGTTTCTGCTAAAGCAGCGAGCCGCCCAGGACACCTCAGTGATCTTCAATGGGGAACACGGCGATCAGTTGTTTGCGGGGTGGACAAACAAACCGCTGATTGCGGCAGGTGTTTACAGTTGTCTGGCACCGAACGACCCATCTCCAGAAGCCGCTTTTTATCAGCAATATCTGAAAACGTTTCATCGGCTTGCAGGGTATGAACATCACGTTTTTCAGCCAGATTTCCTAACCCAGCACGACCTGCCAAACCCAGTGAATTGGCTGCGAGAGGCGCTCGATCCTCAGTTCTCAACCGCCATTCTGCATCGGCTGCGGCGGGCAAATTTGATGCTCAAGGGGGCCCAAAATATTCAGCCCCGCGCGACGGCTTTGGCCTTTGCCCACGGCTTGCGCGTGCGATCGCCCTTCTGTGATGTGTCGCTGGCGGAATGGACGTTTCGCCTGTCTAATGAACTGTGTCTGCAAGGTTCTTGCGAGAAATACATCCTCAAGCGAGCTGTTGAGAACTGGCTACCCCCTGAAATCGTCTGGCGCACCAAGCGCGGCATGGGCGTTCCCTTAACCCTCTGGTGTTTCAACGACCTATGGCACGACTTGGGCCTTTGGCTCAATCCGGCGGTTCTACAAGCCCAAGCCCACCTACAGCCCGACATTGCCACTCGCATTGTCTCAGGTTCCCTGGGGGGCCCAATTCAGGGACGGCGGATTGGTGAGTGCCTGTGGCTACTGCTCATGTGGCAAGCCTGGCGCAAAGCCATGCTTAAGGAGGCAGATTTTCCCCATTCCTGGAATCATCCCTTCTGGCTTCCTGCTCAACTTTGGAGAAGGTTAAACCAATGGCAGAATTCCTAA
- a CDS encoding biotin/lipoate A/B protein ligase family protein, translated as MNANYRDSRPVWRLIPLMRADGATQMAIDRWLFEQHTQGLHPPTLRFYTWEPIALSLGYHQRQIPEHWRSLTYQEQPIDLVRRPSGGRAVLHQGDLTYAVITSGLEPSRKAAYEKICAFLIEGWRSLGISLHYGNAGRGYIHNPHCFGTATSADLVTDSGYKLVGSAQLRRGECILQHGSMRLCPDFDLSCQVFGTAQTTDGVIKSAIGDPPDLAAIIAVLATAAEQCFGICLVAQPITSAEWRQIDALKIDALGDTRQNFRQSL; from the coding sequence ATGAACGCGAACTACAGGGATTCTCGCCCCGTCTGGCGGCTCATTCCACTGATGAGAGCAGATGGCGCGACGCAAATGGCAATCGATCGCTGGCTGTTCGAGCAACATACCCAGGGCTTGCATCCGCCGACGCTGCGGTTTTACACCTGGGAACCGATCGCCCTTTCCCTTGGCTATCATCAGCGTCAGATCCCTGAACACTGGCGATCGCTCACTTACCAGGAGCAGCCCATCGATCTAGTGCGTCGTCCCAGCGGCGGCCGTGCGGTGCTGCATCAGGGCGATCTGACCTATGCCGTCATCACGTCGGGGCTGGAGCCCAGCCGCAAAGCCGCTTATGAGAAAATCTGCGCGTTTTTGATTGAAGGCTGGCGATCGCTCGGCATTTCGCTCCACTACGGCAACGCCGGACGCGGCTACATCCACAATCCCCACTGCTTTGGCACGGCCACCAGCGCCGATCTGGTCACCGACAGCGGCTACAAGCTTGTTGGCAGCGCTCAACTGCGGCGCGGCGAGTGCATTTTGCAACATGGCTCCATGCGCCTCTGTCCCGACTTCGACCTGTCTTGTCAGGTTTTTGGCACAGCGCAAACAACCGATGGAGTGATCAAATCTGCCATCGGTGATCCGCCTGACCTCGCCGCTATCATCGCTGTTCTGGCAACCGCAGCAGAACAGTGCTTTGGCATTTGCCTTGTTGCACAGCCCATCACCAGTGCCGAATGGCGGCAAATCGACGCACTGAAAATTGACGCTCTGGGCGATACCCGTCAGAATTTTCGCCAAAGCCTGTAG
- a CDS encoding sodium-dependent bicarbonate transport family permease, with product MDFLSGFLMRFVAQLQSPTLGFLIGGMVIASLGSQLQIPDAIYKFIVFMLLMKVGLSGGIAIREANLSEMLLPAMFAVVMGILIVFIGRYTLAKLPNVKVVDAVATAGLFGAVSGSTLAAALTLLEEQGIEYEAWAGALYPFMDIPALVTAIVVASIYLSKRKRDKYYFSEDYVSKQSVAVGGYADEISGPASRYPRGSGITAAGYPKDPDAAPSKRVRIWPIVKESLQGSALSALLLGIALGILTRPDSVFESFYEPLFRGLLSILMLVMGMEAWSRLGELRKVAQWYAVYAVVAPLVHGLIAFGLGMIAHFATGFSLGGVVILAVIACSSSDISGPPTLRAGIPSANPSAYIGASTAVGTPVAIALGIPLYIGLAQALMGG from the coding sequence GTGGATTTCTTGTCCGGTTTCTTAATGCGTTTCGTGGCACAGTTGCAGTCCCCGACGCTCGGTTTTCTAATTGGCGGCATGGTTATTGCTTCCCTCGGGAGCCAACTGCAAATTCCAGATGCAATTTATAAATTCATTGTCTTCATGCTGCTCATGAAGGTGGGCCTGAGCGGCGGCATTGCAATCCGCGAGGCCAATCTGTCGGAAATGTTATTGCCTGCAATGTTCGCCGTAGTGATGGGGATTCTGATTGTATTTATTGGGCGCTACACGCTCGCCAAGTTGCCAAACGTTAAAGTTGTGGACGCTGTTGCCACTGCGGGCTTATTTGGCGCTGTGAGTGGTTCGACCCTCGCCGCCGCCTTGACGCTGTTAGAAGAGCAAGGCATTGAGTACGAAGCTTGGGCAGGGGCCCTGTATCCTTTTATGGATATCCCCGCGCTCGTGACGGCAATCGTTGTAGCTAGCATTTATCTCAGCAAGCGGAAGCGCGATAAATATTATTTCAGTGAGGACTATGTCAGCAAGCAGTCCGTGGCTGTCGGTGGGTATGCCGACGAGATCAGCGGCCCTGCAAGCAGGTATCCCCGTGGGTCGGGCATTACTGCGGCCGGATATCCGAAAGATCCGGATGCCGCCCCAAGCAAGCGGGTCAGGATTTGGCCCATCGTGAAGGAAAGCCTCCAGGGTTCGGCGCTCTCGGCGCTGTTGCTCGGTATCGCTTTGGGCATCCTAACCCGCCCAGACAGCGTCTTTGAAAGTTTCTACGAGCCTCTCTTTCGGGGGCTGCTGTCTATCCTGATGCTGGTCATGGGAATGGAGGCTTGGTCCCGGCTTGGCGAACTGCGTAAGGTAGCTCAGTGGTACGCTGTCTATGCCGTAGTGGCTCCACTGGTGCATGGGCTAATCGCCTTTGGTCTTGGCATGATTGCTCACTTTGCAACAGGGTTTAGCCTCGGCGGTGTTGTGATCCTGGCCGTCATTGCCTGCTCTAGTTCCGACATTTCGGGACCGCCCACCCTGCGAGCGGGTATCCCCTCAGCCAATCCCTCTGCCTACATCGGCGCGTCTACGGCCGTTGGAACGCCAGTGGCGATCGCCCTTGGCATACCGCTTTACATTGGTCTTGCCCAAGCGCTCATGGGTGGCTGA